The Azospirillum baldaniorum genome contains a region encoding:
- a CDS encoding ABC transporter permease produces MPSDLTVAERGAWRPTPAVRMAPRRPERTAWLTERAAALLLPLVVPAVLLALWQLSATLGWVSVQVLPPPALVAQTLFDLLWSGDISGNLWISLRRILSGFLIGGLAGMALGVAMGLSPRVEHYLSPLFRAVAQVPSLGWLPFLILLVGIGEPLKFLIIAKACFVPMALNSFEGIRNIPPSFLEVARVFRLSRRALVLKVVLPATLPPVFSGVRLALSHAWIALVIVEMLASTEGIGYLTAWGRTLFQVDVVMAGMAVIGVVGLAMDAGLKRIERRLRRWSPAQA; encoded by the coding sequence ATGCCGTCGGACCTGACCGTTGCCGAAAGAGGTGCATGGCGGCCCACGCCGGCCGTGCGCATGGCGCCTCGGCGTCCGGAGCGCACCGCTTGGCTGACGGAACGGGCGGCGGCGCTGCTTCTCCCGCTTGTGGTGCCCGCCGTCCTGCTTGCGCTGTGGCAGCTTTCCGCCACGCTCGGCTGGGTGTCGGTCCAGGTCCTGCCGCCGCCGGCCCTAGTGGCCCAGACCCTGTTCGACCTGCTGTGGTCGGGCGACATCTCCGGAAATCTTTGGATCAGCCTGCGCCGCATCCTGTCGGGCTTCCTGATCGGCGGGCTCGCCGGCATGGCGCTCGGCGTCGCGATGGGGCTTTCCCCGCGGGTCGAGCATTACCTGAGCCCGCTGTTCCGCGCGGTCGCCCAGGTGCCGTCCCTCGGCTGGCTGCCCTTCCTGATCCTGCTGGTCGGCATCGGCGAGCCGCTGAAGTTCCTGATCATCGCCAAGGCCTGCTTCGTGCCGATGGCGCTGAACAGCTTCGAAGGCATCCGCAACATCCCGCCCTCCTTCCTGGAGGTGGCCCGCGTGTTTCGCCTCAGCCGCCGCGCGCTGGTGCTCAAGGTGGTGCTGCCCGCCACCCTGCCGCCCGTTTTCAGCGGCGTGCGGCTGGCGCTGAGCCACGCCTGGATCGCCCTGGTGATCGTGGAGATGCTCGCCTCGACCGAGGGCATCGGTTACCTCACCGCCTGGGGCCGGACGCTGTTCCAGGTGGACGTCGTGATGGCCGGAATGGCGGTGATCGGCGTCGTCGGGCTGGCGATGGACGCCGGCCTGAAGCGGATCGAGCGGCGCCTGCGCCGCTGGTCGCCGGCCCAAGCCTGA
- a CDS encoding ABC transporter substrate-binding protein, with translation MRLLRALAATLALLAAAPALAEEAPAVIRFGSVGFGPGQPFGTGLVGAAHSKGFVEAEFKDTPTKLEWTYFHATGPAINEALSNRQVDFAVYGGLPNIIGKAGGLPTKILLSGDRTTVFAVARSDLPITSVQDLKGRRIAVQKATIIHFVLLKTLEANGLSEKDVSIVELKNADQLAALQSGAVDAAFGASFLLGLRDQGVVKVIASTKTGGPTVQTFGGVLVHDAFEKAYPGATAKVVRGFVKAAHWAGLEENREEALQVWGKSGIPLSALREDYAGSPVKEQINPLLDDFTLSRFAAGIAFAKQQRLIRADVDLKSWVDPSYLNAALRDLGLEGFWTERAADGSPKPRG, from the coding sequence ATGAGATTGCTCCGCGCCCTCGCCGCCACCCTGGCCCTTCTCGCCGCCGCGCCGGCCCTTGCCGAGGAGGCGCCCGCGGTCATCCGCTTCGGCTCGGTCGGCTTCGGCCCCGGCCAGCCCTTCGGCACCGGCCTGGTCGGCGCCGCCCACAGCAAGGGCTTCGTCGAGGCGGAGTTCAAGGACACCCCGACCAAGCTGGAATGGACCTACTTCCACGCCACCGGCCCGGCCATCAACGAGGCGCTGTCCAACCGCCAGGTCGACTTCGCGGTGTATGGCGGGCTGCCGAACATCATCGGCAAGGCGGGCGGCCTGCCGACGAAGATCCTGCTGTCCGGCGACCGCACCACCGTCTTCGCCGTCGCGCGCAGCGACCTGCCGATCACCTCCGTCCAGGATCTGAAGGGCCGCAGGATCGCCGTGCAGAAGGCCACGATCATCCATTTCGTCCTGCTGAAGACGCTGGAGGCCAACGGCCTGTCGGAGAAGGACGTCTCCATCGTCGAGCTGAAGAACGCCGATCAGCTCGCCGCGCTGCAGAGCGGCGCGGTGGACGCCGCCTTCGGCGCCAGCTTCCTGCTGGGGCTGCGCGACCAGGGCGTGGTCAAGGTGATCGCCAGCACCAAGACCGGCGGCCCTACCGTCCAGACCTTCGGCGGCGTTCTGGTGCACGACGCCTTCGAGAAGGCTTATCCGGGCGCCACGGCGAAGGTGGTGCGCGGCTTCGTCAAGGCCGCCCACTGGGCCGGTCTGGAGGAGAACCGGGAGGAAGCGCTCCAGGTCTGGGGCAAGTCCGGCATCCCGTTGAGCGCGCTGCGGGAGGATTACGCCGGCTCCCCGGTGAAGGAACAGATCAACCCGCTGCTCGACGACTTCACCCTGTCCCGCTTCGCCGCCGGCATCGCGTTCGCCAAACAGCAGAGGCTGATCCGCGCGGACGTGGACCTCAAGAGCTGGGTCGACCCGTCCTATCTGAACGCCGCCCTGCGCGACCTCGGCCTGGAGGGCTTCTGGACGGAGCGCGCCGCCGACGGCTCGCCCAAGCCGCGCGGTTGA
- a CDS encoding sulfite exporter TauE/SafE family protein: protein MEASLWIVALGAAVAGFVQGLSGFAFGMVAMSFWAWGLDPRTAAVLTVFGALTGQVIAGLSMRRTVRLSGLMPLLAGGLAGIPLGVAVLPYLDARLFKLGLGTMLAVWCPIMLLSRHLPTLAPRPRAAVAADAAVGLAGGVMGGLGGFTGVVPALWYSLRPLDKDGRRAAIQTFNLVTLGATMAAYTASGTVTAEMLPLFAVVAPSMLLPILLGGRVYIGISEADFRRIVLALLTASGIAMLAASLPSVLLPPAS, encoded by the coding sequence ATGGAAGCGTCGTTGTGGATCGTCGCACTGGGCGCAGCCGTGGCCGGGTTCGTCCAAGGCCTGTCGGGGTTCGCCTTCGGGATGGTGGCCATGTCCTTCTGGGCCTGGGGCCTCGACCCTCGGACCGCCGCCGTCCTGACGGTGTTCGGCGCCCTGACCGGGCAGGTGATCGCCGGCCTGTCGATGCGGCGCACGGTGCGCCTTTCCGGCCTGATGCCGCTGCTGGCCGGCGGGTTGGCCGGAATCCCGCTGGGGGTCGCCGTCCTGCCCTACCTGGACGCCCGGCTGTTCAAGCTGGGGCTCGGAACCATGCTGGCGGTTTGGTGCCCGATCATGCTGCTGTCCCGGCATCTGCCCACCTTGGCGCCACGCCCGCGCGCAGCGGTGGCGGCGGATGCGGCGGTCGGGCTGGCCGGCGGCGTCATGGGCGGCCTCGGCGGCTTCACCGGAGTCGTGCCGGCCTTGTGGTACAGTTTGCGGCCTCTGGACAAGGACGGCCGCCGCGCCGCCATCCAAACCTTCAACCTCGTCACGCTCGGCGCCACCATGGCGGCCTACACGGCGTCCGGAACGGTGACGGCGGAGATGCTTCCCCTGTTCGCCGTGGTCGCACCGTCCATGCTGCTGCCCATTCTGCTCGGCGGGCGGGTCTACATCGGCATCAGCGAGGCGGACTTCCGGCGGATCGTTCTGGCCCTTCTGACCGCGTCGGGCATCGCCATGCTGGCGGCGTCCCTGCCGTCCGTGCTGCTGCCGCCCGCAAGCTGA
- a CDS encoding ABC transporter permease translates to MPAAPPVLHAPGPRIRRGAVLPAALLLAWAAAAHSGLVSGHLLVPVEKVALVPFLDPQGVHLWPGLAASLARMAAGFTIGAAAGLLFGLGMGLSRTADRLFGPTFHAVRQIALYAWIPLLTAWFGNGEPAKVVFIALSAFFPMVLNTQEGLRTVPAAYREVARVLTLSRWQLVRRVLLPGAMPSIAIGVQLALIYAWLATVGAEYAMGLGRGVGTLLSEGREHFRMDIVIVGVLTLALVGFAINAVFGRIFARALRWRGPAR, encoded by the coding sequence ATGCCCGCCGCCCCGCCCGTCCTCCACGCGCCCGGCCCGCGGATTCGGCGCGGCGCGGTCCTTCCCGCCGCCCTTCTGCTGGCCTGGGCCGCCGCCGCCCATTCCGGCCTGGTGAGCGGCCATCTGCTGGTGCCGGTGGAGAAGGTCGCGCTGGTGCCCTTCCTGGACCCGCAAGGCGTCCATCTGTGGCCGGGGCTGGCCGCCAGCCTCGCCCGCATGGCTGCCGGCTTCACCATCGGGGCCGCCGCGGGGCTGCTGTTCGGCTTGGGCATGGGGTTGTCGCGCACGGCGGACCGCCTGTTCGGACCGACTTTCCACGCCGTCCGTCAGATCGCCCTCTACGCCTGGATTCCCCTTCTGACCGCGTGGTTCGGCAACGGGGAGCCGGCCAAGGTGGTGTTCATCGCGCTGTCCGCCTTCTTCCCCATGGTCCTGAACACGCAGGAGGGGTTGCGCACGGTGCCCGCCGCCTATCGCGAGGTGGCGCGCGTGCTGACCCTGTCGCGATGGCAGCTCGTGCGCCGGGTCCTTCTGCCGGGGGCCATGCCGTCGATCGCCATCGGGGTGCAGTTGGCGCTGATCTACGCCTGGCTGGCCACGGTCGGGGCCGAATACGCCATGGGGTTGGGACGGGGCGTCGGCACCCTGCTGTCGGAGGGGCGGGAGCATTTCCGCATGGACATCGTCATCGTCGGCGTCCTGACGCTGGCCCTGGTCGGCTTCGCCATCAACGCCGTCTTCGGGCGGATCTTCGCGCGCGCCCTGCGCTGGCGCGGGCCGGCCCGCTGA
- a CDS encoding malonic semialdehyde reductase, whose amino-acid sequence MPDTLVSAESSIDGLPDDLVPAAERLFLNARTPQSWSDRPVPLETLHRLYELVRLAPTAFNGSPARFVFLTTPEAKERLRPALSRGNLSKLAAGVIAIVAYDRRFTEHLPVLSPHFDPTPLFANDPTLTEATAFRSGTLQAGYLILAARLLGLDAGPMSGFDADAVDREFFPDGRLHANILVALGHAEGPPARPRAPRLDLSQAVTIL is encoded by the coding sequence ATGCCGGACACCCTCGTTTCCGCCGAATCTTCCATTGACGGTCTTCCGGACGACCTCGTGCCGGCTGCCGAGCGCCTGTTCCTGAACGCCCGCACGCCGCAGTCCTGGTCGGACCGCCCGGTCCCGCTGGAGACGCTGCACCGGCTTTACGAGCTGGTCCGGCTGGCGCCGACCGCCTTCAACGGCAGTCCGGCGCGCTTCGTCTTCCTGACGACGCCGGAGGCCAAGGAACGGCTGCGCCCGGCGCTGAGCCGCGGGAACCTGTCCAAGCTGGCCGCCGGAGTCATTGCCATCGTCGCCTACGACCGCCGCTTCACCGAACATCTGCCGGTGCTGAGCCCGCATTTCGACCCGACGCCGCTGTTCGCCAACGATCCCACCCTGACGGAGGCAACCGCCTTCCGCAGCGGCACGCTCCAGGCCGGCTACCTGATCCTGGCCGCCCGGCTGCTGGGGCTGGACGCCGGGCCGATGTCGGGGTTCGACGCCGACGCGGTGGACCGGGAGTTCTTCCCCGACGGGCGCCTGCACGCCAACATCCTCGTGGCGCTCGGCCATGCCGAAGGGCCGCCGGCCCGTCCCCGCGCACCGCGCCTGGACCTGTCCCAGGCCGTGACCATCCTGTGA
- a CDS encoding ABC transporter ATP-binding protein, with protein MTTPGSLDLRAVGKTYAVDGHPLTVLQDIDLRIEPGEFLAIVGASGCGKSTLLRLIIGLDDGYDGDILLDGHRITGPGLERGIVFQEHRLFPWLTVEENVGIGLEATAVPAAEKRRAIREHIALVGLSGFETAYPYQLSGGMAQRAAIARGLVNRPEILLLDEPLGALDSLTRAHLQDELLRIWTQENVTMLLVTHDVEEAVYLADRVVVMEPRPGRIRRVLPVDLPRPRNRATPAFAAVKETIIQELRR; from the coding sequence ATGACCACCCCCGGCTCCCTCGACCTGCGCGCGGTCGGCAAGACCTACGCGGTCGACGGCCACCCGCTGACCGTGCTCCAGGACATCGACCTGCGCATCGAGCCGGGCGAGTTCCTGGCCATCGTCGGCGCCAGCGGCTGCGGCAAGTCGACGCTGCTGCGCCTGATCATCGGGCTGGACGACGGCTATGACGGAGACATCCTGCTCGACGGCCACCGCATCACCGGGCCGGGGCTGGAGCGCGGCATCGTCTTCCAGGAGCACCGCCTGTTTCCCTGGCTGACGGTGGAGGAGAATGTCGGAATCGGCCTGGAGGCCACCGCGGTCCCCGCCGCCGAGAAGCGGCGCGCCATCCGCGAGCACATCGCCCTCGTGGGCTTGAGCGGATTCGAGACGGCCTATCCCTACCAGCTTTCCGGCGGCATGGCCCAGCGCGCGGCGATCGCCCGCGGTCTGGTCAACCGGCCGGAAATCCTGCTGCTGGACGAGCCGCTGGGCGCGCTCGACAGCCTGACGCGCGCGCATCTGCAGGACGAGCTGCTGCGCATCTGGACGCAGGAGAACGTCACCATGCTGCTGGTCACCCACGATGTGGAGGAAGCGGTCTACCTCGCCGACCGCGTCGTGGTGATGGAGCCGCGTCCGGGCCGCATCCGCCGCGTCCTTCCGGTCGACCTGCCCCGCCCGCGCAACCGCGCCACGCCGGCCTTCGCCGCCGTCAAGGAAACGATCATCCAAGAGCTGAGGCGCTGA
- a CDS encoding formylglycine-generating enzyme family protein, which translates to MSDRTPILPVLAALLAAAAAPALAAEPAKPATPVKPDWAEALYNPQPDKEDLVLPMPCGGAMTFRKVAVPAEGVLDDRRVELGGGEAKFAYSENSRRDYVAGGFTDSKARNLRFFYLGKYEVTRQQFDALSGGACAEPGDEARLPKVQVTWAEAVAFAGAYATWLVKNAADRLPAEEGASGFVRLPTEAEWEFAARGGIAVSESVFVQPAFPMPEGPERYVWFQGSESANNELNAVGLLKPNPLGLYDMLGNAGEFVLDPFRLNKLSRLHGQAGGQTVKGGDFRTPLADIRSAAREEFVPVDKRGERRSPSTGFRLALAAPSLPTTQRIGTVRKAWEDLPKAAAAAIAGPQDDPVKEVEVLRAAVEDPALKQRIGNLSTVIKSSIQTSNEQRARAARSEIRVGAYLARKLADDKRIIATKERQMEALSTANQQLKDGIRRALEADRAALDFNLGYYIDTLTQLNAEYPEGLMLAQAEGLKREFEARDLAALNGFIDLCIRHAARLRADGKLDRPNTLGEIPAP; encoded by the coding sequence GTGTCTGACCGCACACCGATCCTGCCCGTGCTGGCGGCGCTGCTTGCTGCCGCTGCCGCTCCTGCCCTCGCCGCCGAGCCGGCCAAGCCGGCCACACCGGTCAAGCCCGACTGGGCGGAAGCCCTCTACAACCCGCAGCCGGACAAGGAGGATCTGGTCCTTCCGATGCCCTGCGGCGGCGCCATGACCTTCCGCAAGGTGGCGGTGCCGGCCGAGGGGGTCCTGGACGACCGGCGCGTCGAGCTGGGCGGCGGCGAGGCGAAGTTCGCCTATTCCGAAAACAGCCGGCGCGACTATGTGGCCGGAGGCTTCACCGACTCCAAGGCCCGGAACCTGCGCTTCTTCTATCTCGGCAAGTACGAGGTGACGCGCCAGCAGTTCGACGCGCTGTCGGGCGGCGCCTGCGCCGAGCCGGGCGACGAGGCCCGCCTGCCCAAGGTGCAGGTGACCTGGGCGGAGGCCGTGGCCTTCGCGGGCGCCTACGCCACGTGGCTGGTCAAGAACGCGGCCGACCGCCTGCCGGCCGAGGAGGGCGCGTCCGGCTTCGTCCGCCTGCCCACCGAGGCGGAGTGGGAATTCGCCGCGCGCGGCGGCATCGCGGTGTCGGAGAGCGTCTTCGTGCAGCCCGCCTTCCCGATGCCGGAGGGGCCGGAACGCTACGTCTGGTTCCAGGGCAGCGAGTCCGCCAACAACGAGCTGAACGCCGTCGGCCTGCTGAAGCCGAACCCGCTCGGCCTGTACGACATGCTGGGCAACGCCGGCGAGTTCGTGCTCGACCCCTTCCGCCTGAACAAGCTGTCGCGGCTGCACGGGCAGGCCGGCGGCCAGACGGTGAAGGGCGGCGACTTCCGCACCCCGCTGGCCGACATCCGCAGCGCCGCGCGGGAAGAGTTCGTCCCGGTCGACAAGCGCGGCGAGCGTCGCTCCCCCTCCACCGGATTCCGCCTCGCCCTCGCCGCCCCCAGCCTGCCCACCACCCAGCGCATCGGCACGGTGCGCAAGGCGTGGGAGGATCTGCCGAAAGCCGCGGCGGCGGCCATCGCCGGACCGCAGGACGACCCGGTCAAGGAGGTCGAGGTGCTCCGCGCGGCGGTCGAGGACCCCGCCCTCAAGCAGCGCATCGGAAACCTGTCCACCGTCATCAAGTCCAGCATCCAGACCAGCAACGAGCAGCGCGCCCGCGCCGCCCGCAGCGAGATCCGCGTCGGCGCGTACCTCGCCCGCAAGCTGGCCGACGACAAGCGCATCATCGCCACCAAGGAACGCCAGATGGAGGCGCTGTCGACCGCCAACCAGCAGCTCAAGGACGGCATCCGCCGGGCGCTGGAGGCCGACCGCGCAGCCCTCGACTTCAACCTCGGCTACTACATCGACACGCTGACGCAGCTGAACGCCGAGTACCCGGAAGGGCTGATGCTGGCCCAGGCCGAGGGGCTGAAGCGCGAGTTCGAGGCACGCGACCTCGCGGCGCTCAACGGCTTCATCGACCTCTGCATCCGGCACGCGGCACGCCTGCGCGCCGACGGGAAGCTCGACCGACCCAACACGCTGGGGGAAATCCCGGCGCCATGA
- a CDS encoding FAD-binding protein: protein MSESTLHLTADVLVVGGGPAGCWAALAARRAGASVVLAEKGYVGTSGATPPANTTLFYTVPGDRLQNDGMVDHRIAPAKGFIVRDFVRRVYDETTVNTELMTRWGYPWPRNETGKTFRGNLRGPDYMIFLRKRLLAEGVRILDHSPALELLTADGVAAGAAGITRRSGDRWEVRAGAVVVATGGCAFRSGVVGTHNLTGDGYLLAAEAGARFSGMEFSGQWALAPAEGGLTKGIIYFSGSFSDADGTPIPHPGVPDALAAGRSVHAVLDRADPYLEDGYRKGQPNIFVYFHRLGGNPFTDRYPVRLLYEGTVRAAGGLDVDERCATSVPGLYAVGDATTREKLTGAAMSGGGPAVAWCIASGTWAGQAATAFARQVAAGTAGLAGRPVQAIGGAGLRPAANPDPERTAEAVTRAVQQEILPLDRNYRRTGPGIAAALERLDGLWEAARDGLAPPAGATPRDIVRAREAAALVATARWILASAGQRTETRGLHRRADFPGLDPAQHHHLLSGGLDRVWVRRADPHEEAVAA from the coding sequence ATGAGCGAATCCACCCTCCATCTGACCGCCGATGTCCTGGTGGTCGGCGGCGGTCCCGCCGGCTGCTGGGCGGCACTGGCGGCGCGGCGCGCCGGGGCCAGCGTGGTGCTTGCTGAAAAGGGCTATGTCGGCACCTCGGGCGCCACGCCGCCCGCCAACACGACTCTGTTCTACACGGTGCCCGGCGACCGCCTCCAGAACGACGGCATGGTCGATCACCGCATCGCCCCCGCCAAGGGATTCATCGTCCGCGACTTCGTCCGCCGCGTCTACGACGAGACCACCGTCAACACCGAACTGATGACCCGCTGGGGCTATCCCTGGCCGCGCAACGAGACGGGCAAGACCTTCCGCGGCAATCTGCGCGGACCCGACTACATGATCTTCCTGCGCAAGCGCCTGCTGGCGGAGGGGGTGCGCATCCTCGACCACAGCCCGGCGCTGGAATTGCTGACCGCCGACGGCGTGGCCGCCGGGGCCGCCGGGATCACCCGCCGGAGCGGCGACCGCTGGGAGGTCCGCGCCGGGGCGGTGGTCGTCGCCACGGGCGGCTGCGCCTTCCGCTCCGGCGTGGTCGGCACGCACAACCTGACCGGCGACGGCTACCTGCTGGCCGCCGAGGCCGGGGCGCGCTTCTCCGGCATGGAGTTCTCCGGCCAGTGGGCGCTCGCCCCGGCGGAGGGCGGGCTGACCAAGGGCATCATCTATTTCAGCGGCAGTTTCAGCGACGCCGACGGCACCCCCATCCCGCACCCCGGCGTGCCCGACGCGCTGGCCGCCGGGCGGAGCGTCCATGCGGTGCTCGACCGGGCCGACCCCTATCTGGAGGACGGTTACCGCAAGGGCCAACCGAACATCTTCGTCTATTTCCACCGGCTGGGCGGCAACCCCTTCACGGATCGCTATCCCGTCCGGTTGCTGTACGAGGGCACGGTGCGTGCGGCCGGCGGGTTGGACGTGGACGAGCGCTGCGCCACCTCCGTCCCCGGCCTCTACGCGGTTGGCGACGCCACCACGCGGGAGAAGCTGACCGGAGCGGCGATGAGCGGCGGCGGTCCGGCGGTCGCCTGGTGCATCGCATCCGGCACCTGGGCCGGGCAGGCGGCGACCGCCTTCGCCCGCCAGGTCGCCGCGGGAACGGCGGGGCTGGCCGGACGGCCGGTCCAGGCGATCGGCGGCGCCGGGCTGCGGCCCGCCGCGAACCCCGATCCGGAACGGACGGCGGAGGCGGTCACCCGCGCCGTGCAGCAGGAGATCCTGCCGCTCGACCGCAACTACCGGCGGACCGGCCCCGGCATCGCGGCGGCGCTGGAGCGTCTGGACGGGCTGTGGGAGGCCGCGCGCGACGGGCTGGCGCCGCCGGCCGGGGCCACGCCACGCGACATCGTCCGCGCGCGCGAAGCGGCGGCGCTGGTCGCCACCGCCCGCTGGATTCTGGCGAGCGCCGGGCAGCGCACCGAAACGCGCGGCCTGCACCGGCGGGCGGATTTCCCCGGCCTCGACCCCGCCCAGCACCATCATCTTCTCAGCGGCGGCCTCGACCGGGTCTGGGTCCGCCGCGCCGACCCACACGAGGAGGCGGTCGCCGCATGA
- a CDS encoding HAD-IIB family hydrolase, with protein sequence MSPPAVLRPLAQAPAADLARVRFVLTDMDDTLTHRGRLSARTYDAIERLRDAGLPVLPVTAAPAGWADQMARMWPVDGVIAENGGLFLRRTPDGDAERRFWHGEAERAAAAERLDRLSHAIREALPGVEPASDQPFRLTSLAFRAPEDAGLRAALAARFREAGADVTVNSLWVLGWIGGYDKLTMARRVLRETHGLDIDAAADAVAYAGDSVNDAPMFAHFPLSVGVSTVADILPELPAPPAWITRGPGGDGFVELADALLAARGTVR encoded by the coding sequence GTGAGCCCCCCTGCCGTCTTGCGCCCGCTGGCGCAGGCGCCCGCGGCGGATCTCGCCCGGGTGCGCTTCGTGCTGACCGACATGGACGACACGCTGACCCACCGGGGCCGCCTGTCCGCCCGCACCTACGACGCCATCGAACGGTTGCGGGACGCCGGGCTTCCGGTGCTGCCGGTGACCGCCGCCCCCGCCGGCTGGGCCGACCAGATGGCCCGCATGTGGCCGGTGGACGGAGTGATCGCCGAGAACGGCGGCCTGTTCCTGCGCCGCACCCCGGACGGCGACGCCGAGCGCCGCTTCTGGCACGGGGAGGCGGAGCGGGCGGCGGCCGCGGAACGGCTCGACCGGCTGTCGCACGCCATTCGCGAGGCGTTGCCGGGGGTGGAGCCGGCGAGCGACCAGCCCTTCCGCCTGACCAGCCTCGCCTTCCGCGCGCCGGAGGATGCCGGGTTGCGGGCGGCCCTGGCCGCGCGCTTCCGCGAGGCCGGGGCGGACGTGACGGTCAATTCGCTGTGGGTGCTGGGCTGGATCGGCGGCTACGACAAGCTGACCATGGCCCGCCGCGTGCTGCGCGAGACCCACGGCCTGGACATCGACGCCGCCGCCGATGCGGTCGCCTACGCCGGCGATTCGGTCAACGACGCGCCGATGTTCGCCCATTTCCCGCTGTCGGTCGGCGTCAGCACGGTGGCCGACATCCTGCCCGAGCTTCCCGCGCCGCCCGCCTGGATCACCCGCGGCCCCGGCGGCGACGGCTTCGTGGAGCTGGCCGACGCGCTGCTGGCCGCCCGCGGCACGGTCCGCTGA
- a CDS encoding 4Fe-4S dicluster domain-containing protein — MIELILSERCIACGTCAKVCPDDVLRTDAAGEPVIAHKEDCQTCYLCELFCPVDALYVSPRTAPDPTVDAAALIAAGLIGSYRRELGWTRGRPGGTETDLSYRMHEAFAEPFGEIWKRSGI; from the coding sequence ATGATCGAACTCATCCTGTCCGAGCGCTGCATCGCCTGCGGCACCTGCGCCAAGGTCTGCCCCGACGACGTTCTGCGCACCGACGCGGCGGGGGAGCCCGTCATCGCCCACAAGGAGGATTGCCAGACCTGCTATCTGTGCGAGCTGTTCTGCCCGGTGGACGCGCTCTACGTCTCGCCGCGCACGGCCCCCGACCCGACGGTGGACGCCGCCGCGTTGATCGCCGCCGGCCTGATCGGCAGCTACCGCCGCGAGTTGGGCTGGACACGGGGCCGCCCCGGCGGCACGGAGACGGACCTGTCCTACCGCATGCACGAAGCCTTCGCCGAACCGTTCGGCGAGATCTGGAAACGCTCCGGCATCTGA
- a CDS encoding MFS transporter: MDTVPNAARTAEWRVIAPMLVIVLFVMCGMGMVIPVLSLYAQSFGVGPALIGLIITVFGVARLFVNLPAGILADRYGRRALLWGGPLVLGGASIAAALAEDFAVLLVWRFVQGVGSGLYMTGAMVAIADLGDSRSRGRRMGAYQTALLTGASIGPLMGGLLAERWGYTAPFWGFAAVSGLAALFAFLALPETRRPANANAGADTRPPERGGVRDLLRQRGYAPVLLVTFGVFFTRTAAQWQLIPLVAAHRFGMAPDAIGLALTLSAGVTLVTTPLAGWLADRVPRRGLIVASAASVAVALGLIAACPTVPLFWGALALLGLALGLGGPASSAFAAGCAPDGRLGPTLGLLRTAGDVGFVAGPLVAGFAVAVSDTAFGGGEAAGLFVNAALMAIAAAAFAAGTHRLSPLPKETTA; the protein is encoded by the coding sequence ATGGACACCGTTCCAAACGCCGCCCGGACCGCCGAATGGCGGGTCATCGCCCCCATGCTGGTCATCGTGCTGTTCGTCATGTGCGGCATGGGCATGGTGATCCCGGTGCTGTCGCTCTACGCCCAGTCCTTCGGGGTCGGGCCGGCGCTGATCGGCCTCATCATCACCGTCTTCGGGGTGGCGCGGCTGTTCGTCAACCTGCCGGCGGGCATCCTGGCCGACCGCTACGGGCGCCGAGCCTTGCTGTGGGGCGGGCCGCTGGTCCTGGGCGGCGCCTCCATCGCCGCCGCGCTGGCGGAGGATTTCGCCGTCCTGCTGGTCTGGCGCTTCGTCCAGGGGGTGGGGTCCGGCCTCTACATGACCGGGGCGATGGTCGCCATCGCCGATCTTGGTGACAGCCGCAGCCGGGGCCGGCGCATGGGGGCGTACCAGACGGCGCTGCTGACCGGCGCGTCCATCGGCCCGCTGATGGGTGGGCTGCTGGCCGAGCGCTGGGGCTACACCGCCCCCTTCTGGGGCTTCGCCGCGGTCAGCGGCCTCGCCGCCCTGTTCGCCTTCCTGGCCCTTCCGGAAACGCGCCGGCCGGCCAACGCCAACGCCGGCGCCGACACCCGCCCGCCGGAGCGCGGCGGTGTCCGCGACCTGCTGAGGCAACGGGGGTACGCTCCCGTCCTGCTGGTCACCTTCGGGGTCTTCTTCACCCGCACAGCGGCGCAGTGGCAGTTGATCCCGCTGGTGGCGGCCCACCGCTTCGGCATGGCGCCCGATGCCATCGGGCTGGCGCTGACCCTGTCGGCGGGGGTGACTCTGGTCACCACGCCGCTGGCCGGCTGGCTGGCAGACCGGGTGCCGCGGCGGGGCCTGATCGTGGCGTCGGCCGCGTCGGTGGCGGTGGCCCTGGGGCTGATCGCCGCCTGTCCGACGGTTCCGCTGTTCTGGGGAGCCCTGGCGCTGCTCGGCCTCGCGCTGGGGCTGGGGGGGCCGGCCTCCTCCGCCTTCGCCGCAGGCTGCGCGCCCGACGGACGGCTCGGCCCGACGCTCGGCCTGCTGCGCACGGCGGGCGACGTCGGCTTCGTCGCCGGTCCGCTGGTCGCCGGCTTCGCCGTCGCCGTCTCGGACACCGCGTTCGGCGGCGGAGAGGCCGCCGGCCTGTTCGTCAACGCCGCCCTCATGGCCATTGCCGCCGCCGCTTTCGCCGCCGGCACGCACCGCCTTTCTCCGCTACCCAAGGAAACCACCGCATGA